The stretch of DNA ATTCTTATAATATTTTCTTATCAGTTCTGTTTTTATGACTATTAGATTTAGTTGAAACCAGTCTCAAAATCGTGTACACCTTTTAACTAGCAACATGCTTTGTctggcaaaaaaaatattttgtgtcaaCTTTCTAATTAATGTATGAAAAGCCTTTTCGCTTCAATCACAAGTTTTAGACTTGATACCAATACTGGGCTTTAATTGAAGTTACACAAAGAGCTTTTCTGCATTATTACTTTCTATTCAaggaaaaaaactgttttaaGACTATCCATCAGGATTTCCAGGAATGCTGCCACAAAATTACTATTCAAGAAATATGTAAACATTGATGACGTAAGGTTTAACAGCTTCTAAGCATAAATTAAATGGCTGTGCGCTAGGAAAGTTCAATGAGAGCTTAGGTATAAAACCCAAACTACCTCAAAATGAGCAGCATCCAGAAGTAGCTGGGCATAATTTCAACTAACCAAAATGGGAGTCCATTTGCCACACAGGTTGACAATTAAATAAACCCAAACAAAACAAGGTCTGCACTCAAGAAGCAGAACCACATCAAGCCAACCTAAATAGCATGTATTTTGGCACACTTACAGTATGGGGCAGAATATGGGCCAGCAAGTTCTGtggaaaccatttattttaacaaCCATTTATTTGAACCCAGAAGAATTTCAATTCACTATGAGTCAGATTATTTAAAGCTACATTATGTAATGAGAGATACTCTTTACTGTCTACATTCAGTCTGGCTTAGATGAAAACAATGCACTAGCCTCAACAACAGCAACTTTCTCCAAGATATTGTATATGTTGAATAGATTGTGCTATAATCTCATTTGGGCTACTGTATTAAATACAAAATCCATAACAATATACAAACTGTCATTCCCAGTACATAGCAGATGGAGAGACACTTAATTGATCCCAGGAGGGAAGGTTTGTGTAAAACAGCAGCAGCATTAACCATAGACTACTCCTTAATGTCTCTGGAATAGTTCTGCAATTTCTTTTATAACTTTTCAACTGCAGAACAAGTAAACATCCTCACTTGCTATGATAGTTACCAAATCTTTATGTTGAGACTGAACCTTGTGTATTTACATCAGCGAATCCCTCAGAAACAGAAGccaatgtttttcttttatacTTCATTGTTGCTGATGTAAGCTTATCCCAATGTTAAAACAGCAGTTCAATCAAACAAACTGCAAGTATGTCACACAGCGTGAGGTTTTTTCTTGTCTTGCAGTActttaaagacctcatgaaatcatAATTGGGTTTATGtagctttaaagaaatagttcacccaaaaatggaaaattctctcatcatttactcccaccTGTGTCGTCTCAAACTCGTCTGTCTTTCGtacttctgcaaaacacaaatggagaattGTTTTAGATGTATGATGTGTGTATATCCAAACggtgcaagtcaatggggttcaagACTTCCAAACTCTAAAAAGGACAGGAATTAATTTGACTCGGGTGGTTTATCCACGTCTTCTGAAGTATTACGGTTGGTTTTGGGTATAAACACTCTTCTCGTGTCAAGTgtaaggaagtgtaatcaagcttcaagTCCTGATCACATATAGGAGACTGCTGATGGCAAAAGTTATGgtgaaaatgagttacattttggtctgtcctTACCCAAAACCATATACTATTTCtgcagaatacatggattaaaccactctatTTGAATGGatttcctttatgctgcctttatgtcctttttggagcttggaagttttGGACACCATGGACTTGCATTGTACAAACACATcatacatctttaaaaaaatatcttcgtctgtgttctgcagaagaaataaagtaatcaAGATTCAaaatactgcccccagtggccaaagcttgaAGTGTTCTTGAATTTATTGGTAGCATTATGTAAGctccattttggggtgaaatgtacACAAATTGTCACCaaaagggaaaatgcaacctccaaattgcaaactagcaagtagcaaatcatggttcatggctgtgatgtaactaaagcctattggctattaaaAAAGGAATTAGCCCTTCAGTATCACCCATCAAACCCAAGCTTCATTGCTCAAGTGTGTGACTCACCTGTAGAACAGGAGCTCCGTCTCCAGCTGTTGAACATGTCTCTGCAGGACAGGTACATGACTGGCTTTGGCTTCCAGTTCTTTTACTTTCATAAAGCTACTAAGCACAGCCTGCCTGGCCTCCTCCACCCTCTTCCTCATCTCAACCTGTTCCTTCTTTAGAGTCCTGTTACATTCCTCCAGCATCAGCATGGCCTCGCGTGACACTCGAAGCTCTTGCTCCAGCTTTTGGTTGAAGAGCATGGCCTCCTCAATCTGCCCGTCCCTGGAACTCCGGATGAACTCCATCTCTTTCAGGAAACTCTGGATATCCTTCAGGGTGCCAGAGGTGACGGGGTTCTGCGCAGTTCGCCTTTGGTGGGCAATGAAACAGCCACCCTCTGGTTTGTGTTTGGAGTGTCTTTTCCACAGCCCAACCTGTCATACACAGACATATGTCCGTAGAATGTTGTCCCTGTCATTGCCAACATAGGTCAAAATTGCCATAGAAAAGTATTTGAGATTATACCCAACCTAACAATCAAATCAAAAGTGTTATATAGACAATATTGTTCCTCAATCATATTTTACAACTAATCACCTACATTGGGGTCCAAAAGTAGGAGatgcttttattttgcatttttctaatttaattattttcattacaaattagatTATCAGAATAACATTGTGAGTGAAAattgaaaaatgaacaaaaatttcAGAATATCTTAGTATGTGGTATGTCCTTCTTTTGCTATAATAACAGCATGTTGCCTACTCAATATTGCatgaactccacaagtttgtgcaaaacctgatcatccatgttatccagcataaTATGAGACTGTTGagaacaaatttgcttatttgattagtgacctagcaATAATgtctttctttgttttatttaatttgcaaATGCAAATGCACTTTACCCCTTAAACGTTATGTGGGTTGAAAAAGACCCAGATCAAATCTAAATGCTTGTTCTTTATAAAACTACTTATGTTTTCATGGAAAATTAAATGTTgtgataattttattaaaaatgtgtttaaattaaatagtTGATATGGTTTTTATTAAATTCTAAAGAGTTTCATGCACATTGAAATGTGacagtgtaataaaaaaaaagctataaaAAATGAATATGGGCAATTTTCCATGTTTTGTGGTAACATTAAATATCTTAACAACCCTACCCACACAAACAAATAGATATAAGTACAATGGACTaggataaaatgtttatttattaaataaataaataaatagttatatGTTTGTAAAATTACAAACTTATGTGAACTATTTGCTAATACTATATTTCTATTACTCTATATAGCTATATTTGCTCTTTGGATTGGTGAGGCGTAATGAAAAGGGTAATGTTGCAGATTCAAACATATTAAGAAGCGGTCTAGGTGCTATTACCATTGTACCTTTCCTTCATGATGACTGTCCCTGTAATGAGTGTAATGTCAAGCACTTAGCATAAAAGCAGTAGCTGAGTGACAACTTACTATTCTTGCATAGTATGACATAATATGGACATGGTATTAAACACAGgtatttaattatataacaaaTGGAAACGAAACCAAACAATGTATTACAAGAGTAATACCAGTgttattattaaatacattaaacacCATAGTAATAAAAGGGTCATTTAGAACCCATATGCATTCTAGGAGTAAAAAATATTcaactaaatatttaaaatgtcagttcACATGTTCAAAGACACTTTAATTGAGAAATTCCTACAGTGGCACATCAAAACCACTGcatgcaaaaaaactaaatataacatattatatatactacctaaataaataaatatattaatatatatatatatatatatatatatatatatatatatatatatatatatatatatatatatatatatatatatatatactcacaacataattcccatagttacaTGTATGTTATTCCATAATTTTGATGGCTTtactattaaataaaatgtgaagaaaaatacatttataataaagaataagtgtttcaaaacttttgaccggtagagtATATTGGCCTACAGTCAAAAAGTAGACAGCCGTGCAATCTTTGACCTTTACATATGCATTCTAGGGTTACATCCTAAAGTTTCCTGTTTATTTACAGTACGCGAATATCACAAAGAATGTACTGTACCTGTAAAGCCAATGATCGAGCATCACTGCTCTGAAGAGCCGCGCGCATGTCCTCCACCAACTCTCTGAGACTCGCATTTTCCTCTTCAAGTTTGGCTATCCTATCCTCAGCCTCCTCAAGGGCCACGATTTCCTCGTAACACTCCCTGGTGCACGATCCCAGCTGCTTACAACCTGACGTGTGTTTCTCCACAATGGGAGATGAAGAAGTCTCTCCGCTTTCTCGTTTATGACTGGTACCCAAACCCAGCAGCTTCTCTCGACGCCTCAAAGGGCTCCGGAGTCTGATCTGCGTCTCTATATGCTCGCTTTCCTTCCCAATCAACAGCCTCCCATTCTCATAGTGGCACCCAGCTTTGGTGCTGAAATAACCGCAGAGTTTGGCATGAAACTGCCTGAAGCTGAACTCTTTGGGTAGATTCTCCAAAATCCCCGCGCACTCCTCCAAATCACACTCTTTATCCAGACCCAAAATCTCGCAAAGAATGTAAAAATCCTCGGCGGGTATTTTTCCATCTCCCTGACAGTCTAGGTGGTGAAAAATCTCCTGAAGGTATTGATCCAACCCGGTTGCGAGGACTATAATTTCGTTTTCCACTCCACGGTCTAGTCCGTAATGATACGCCAGAGTGCTCACGATCCATTGCGTCCTGCGAGCGGGTCGGCTGTATGGATCGCATGCGTCTGACTTTTCCATCCTTTTTTGCTCACAAAAAATCCATTTGTAGAGTCTAAATGGATTAATGGATTCAACAGATCCTCTATGCATACAAACAGTTTACCAAGTTCATGTCATCTGAACACCAGGCCGCCCCCCAATCTTGTCGTAGAAACAGAGTGCGCTGTGCGCGTGGGGGCGTTGATGTGGATGGAAGAAAACGAAGTTAACCATTTGTATGGGACTCAGAAAGGGGGCTAAACCGTGTCTGGAAAGGGTTGTCGGATTGCAATATTCAAGAAGCTTTTTTGGCatgctaaataataaaaataacaacatgccATTACATTGCCAGATTCACAAACATATAATAatcataaattaaaacattatttaacatacTATGGCTccaaaaagtgtttggacacttGAGTCTCACACACAACAAAGCTAAcagaatatcaaaccaagtgcaaACATATGATAGGGTGACATCAGCTAAAGTGGGCCATCAGGTAAAATGGACCATTTGAGGTTAGAGCAACTTTCATAATTGCCCCTACAACAAACCAAATCTGTTTCCAAAGGGGTTCTTGATCTTTTAAAAGTGAATTGCTGCTAAAGTGGGCGGGGTAAGACTTCAAAGGGAGACTGAAAGGGGTTGGACAAATCAACCATTACTCTCAAGTAATACGCATTGTAATGGGATAGTATAGGCAAACTCAAGTTATAGGACAAATTAAGTGTTTAGGTATGTTTTAAGAAATACAATATTtgatttaaatcaaattaaaattatttataaagacAATACAATTTCACATGAAggcccattttacctgaaggTGGTAGATAAAAAAAAAGGTGGGCCACCAACATTCAGTTAAAATGGGCCACTTCTTAAATAgacttttaatgtattttgttacaGCTCATCTTAACAATTTTTGATATT from Xyrauchen texanus isolate HMW12.3.18 chromosome 39, RBS_HiC_50CHRs, whole genome shotgun sequence encodes:
- the LOC127632679 gene encoding EF-hand and coiled-coil domain-containing protein 1-like gives rise to the protein MHRGSVESINPFRLYKWIFCEQKRMEKSDACDPYSRPARRTQWIVSTLAYHYGLDRGVENEIIVLATGLDQYLQEIFHHLDCQGDGKIPAEDFYILCEILGLDKECDLEECAGILENLPKEFSFRQFHAKLCGYFSTKAGCHYENGRLLIGKESEHIETQIRLRSPLRRREKLLGLGTSHKRESGETSSSPIVEKHTSGCKQLGSCTRECYEEIVALEEAEDRIAKLEEENASLRELVEDMRAALQSSDARSLALQVGLWKRHSKHKPEGGCFIAHQRRTAQNPVTSGTLKDIQSFLKEMEFIRSSRDGQIEEAMLFNQKLEQELRVSREAMLMLEECNRTLKKEQVEMRKRVEEARQAVLSSFMKVKELEAKASHVPVLQRHVQQLETELLFYRSEVSKKSVPFINKQDRQYNGVSRTVSRCCLDTEQDRRSPTGRADTMEEQLFRSVEGQAASDEEEERWTGEQQRQVDEVKRILTRLSCCGDRCDEKAVKKLLSHFGDSRTEESQTAVLELLEKVTRLNKQLELKESQARRTEMNTDQMRDALVQELQQKAEETEMLHLELQMLETERVRLSLVEEKLMDVLQLLQQLRELNVSRRSLGKILLSTLESCSDPQHGKAHILEVLNALCHELAACEIPVCSLSRAQSQQSLANSLLISC